One Clostridium sp. CM027 genomic window carries:
- the rsxC gene encoding electron transport complex subunit RsxC: MGLLTFKKGIHPSGSKDLSMHKAIQDLLPKGNLVFPMQQHIGAPCEPLVKKGDKVLVGQKIGESKAFVSAPIYSSVSGTVKDVAPWLHSNGTMVLSAIIENDNTYEEVLTMTPHNDYEKLSKNEIVTIIKEAGIVGMGGACFPTHIKLTPPEGKIIDSIIINAAECEPYLTCDYRMMMEKSTEIALGLKIILQMFPGVKGYVGIEDNKPDAIEAMKKACKSMDNVQVTPLITKYPQGAEKQLIYAITGRELPSGKLPADVGCIVQNVDSVFEIYNAVVNGRPLMERVLTVTGEAVKEPLNLRVKFGTSIEEVIEAAGGFKEDPVKVISGGPMMGMALSSLKTPVIKGTSGILCLTKQQAKLEQESSCIRCGKCMNACPMFLNPTKLNSLVLRGKYDEFEEYHGMDCIECACCSYVCPAKRHLTQTCREGKQTVNINRRKK; the protein is encoded by the coding sequence ATGGGACTTTTGACTTTTAAAAAAGGTATTCACCCGAGTGGTAGTAAAGACTTAAGTATGCACAAAGCAATTCAAGATTTGCTTCCAAAGGGCAACTTAGTATTTCCTATGCAACAACATATAGGTGCACCTTGCGAACCTTTAGTAAAAAAAGGTGATAAAGTATTGGTGGGACAAAAAATAGGTGAATCCAAAGCTTTTGTATCTGCGCCAATATATTCAAGCGTATCTGGAACTGTAAAAGACGTAGCGCCGTGGCTACATAGTAATGGAACAATGGTATTGTCTGCCATTATCGAAAACGATAACACTTATGAAGAAGTGCTAACTATGACACCTCACAATGATTATGAAAAGCTATCAAAAAATGAAATCGTAACTATCATTAAAGAAGCTGGTATAGTAGGTATGGGTGGGGCATGTTTTCCTACACATATTAAGCTTACTCCTCCAGAGGGAAAAATTATCGACAGCATTATAATAAATGCTGCAGAGTGTGAACCATATTTAACTTGCGATTACAGAATGATGATGGAAAAATCCACTGAAATAGCTCTCGGCTTAAAAATTATTCTTCAAATGTTCCCTGGTGTAAAGGGATATGTTGGAATAGAAGATAATAAGCCTGATGCAATTGAAGCTATGAAAAAAGCTTGCAAAAGCATGGATAATGTACAAGTTACTCCACTTATTACAAAATATCCTCAAGGTGCAGAAAAACAATTAATTTATGCAATTACTGGTAGAGAATTACCTTCTGGTAAGCTCCCTGCAGACGTTGGATGCATAGTTCAAAATGTTGATTCTGTGTTTGAGATATATAACGCTGTAGTAAACGGTAGACCACTTATGGAGCGAGTACTAACCGTAACCGGAGAAGCAGTTAAAGAACCACTTAATTTAAGAGTAAAATTTGGAACTTCTATAGAAGAAGTTATCGAGGCTGCTGGTGGATTTAAAGAAGACCCCGTTAAAGTAATATCCGGTGGACCTATGATGGGAATGGCTTTAAGTTCATTAAAAACTCCCGTTATTAAAGGAACCTCGGGGATACTTTGTTTAACAAAACAGCAAGCTAAATTAGAACAAGAATCTAGCTGCATAAGATGTGGAAAATGCATGAACGCTTGTCCTATGTTTTTAAACCCTACAAAACTTAACTCTTTAGTTTTAAGAGGTAAGTACGATGAATTTGAAGAATACCATGGTATGGATTGCATTGAGTGTGCTTGTTGCTCTTATGTATGCCCAGCAAAACGTCATTTAACTCAAACTTGCCGTGAAGGTAAACAAACAGTAAATATCAATAGACGAAAAAAATAG
- a CDS encoding YceG family protein produces the protein MNNLEIQSVNLDINEDIINSLKTKIYKRSKFEYNSNVVTIPNYFYRFIGIKNNEKDYYENLHSLDSELKKIGSCYIRFGEGLDKDISIRLQNVLNDIWIKVFKREVLDVSLIINLISDNGLFPNLSNKVLLRQIKNNLKGLIEYYIKSNEIIDNHKIKVIINYVIHWINIYSKELFEEFDYMKINPKVVFYGEISREEVFYLILLSTLGCDILYFNPKNAGAFHEIDKYNAFSNEIVYNCNYEIKPFPSNIEDRIKTTAYNAKEEINKTLYTDDSGFYRPWQFSDYNVEAVTLNTTYEEIYIWIKEKAYIREGFKVKDSTVVVPNMFSKICGTHENIDIYWKEINEVSTGKFTKFYNELPIMDVVHLEYGKFNKIYPSNIFSGFNVSEMLNSSWWKYKELRSGLQKTMAEKIKDLCLNPVIINVEQEDLRDLQVDIFSVLINLDTTLLELLQAYDYPEEVPKIVVYNNEENGNLSFEDCIMLAFMNSMGIDIIIYNPSGYNDIENFIFPEKYDIHRLENVSFKLHFKKHVEKKKGFFENLFRS, from the coding sequence TTGAATAATTTGGAGATCCAAAGTGTGAATTTAGACATTAATGAGGATATCATAAATAGTTTAAAAACAAAGATTTATAAAAGAAGCAAATTTGAATATAATTCTAATGTTGTTACTATTCCCAATTATTTTTATAGGTTTATAGGTATAAAAAATAATGAGAAAGATTACTATGAAAATTTACATAGTTTAGACAGTGAATTAAAGAAAATAGGGTCATGTTACATACGGTTTGGTGAGGGATTAGATAAAGACATTAGCATAAGACTTCAAAATGTATTAAATGACATTTGGATAAAAGTATTCAAAAGAGAAGTTCTAGATGTATCCTTAATTATAAATTTAATAAGTGATAATGGACTTTTTCCGAATTTATCTAATAAAGTTTTGCTCAGACAAATTAAAAATAATTTAAAGGGACTAATAGAGTATTATATTAAGAGCAATGAAATAATTGATAATCATAAAATTAAAGTTATTATCAATTATGTGATTCATTGGATAAATATTTATTCTAAAGAGTTATTCGAAGAGTTTGATTATATGAAAATTAATCCTAAGGTAGTCTTTTATGGAGAAATTTCAAGAGAAGAAGTTTTTTATTTAATATTATTATCAACCTTGGGTTGCGATATTTTATACTTTAATCCGAAAAACGCTGGAGCTTTTCATGAAATTGATAAATATAATGCTTTTTCAAATGAAATTGTTTATAATTGTAACTATGAAATAAAACCGTTCCCTTCTAATATTGAGGATAGAATTAAGACCACTGCATACAATGCTAAAGAAGAGATTAATAAGACATTGTATACGGATGATTCTGGGTTTTATAGACCGTGGCAGTTTTCAGATTATAATGTAGAGGCAGTAACCCTTAATACTACATATGAGGAAATATATATTTGGATTAAGGAAAAGGCATACATAAGGGAAGGGTTTAAGGTTAAAGACTCAACTGTAGTCGTGCCCAACATGTTCTCAAAAATTTGTGGCACTCATGAAAATATTGATATTTACTGGAAGGAAATTAACGAGGTATCAACTGGGAAATTTACTAAGTTTTATAATGAACTACCTATAATGGATGTAGTACATTTGGAATATGGAAAATTTAATAAAATATACCCGAGTAATATTTTTTCAGGGTTCAATGTTTCGGAAATGCTTAATTCATCTTGGTGGAAATACAAGGAGCTCAGGTCTGGACTTCAAAAAACTATGGCAGAGAAAATTAAAGACTTATGCCTTAATCCTGTAATAATAAACGTTGAACAGGAAGATTTAAGGGATTTGCAAGTGGATATTTTCTCAGTGTTAATAAATTTAGATACAACATTACTTGAATTACTGCAAGCATATGATTACCCAGAAGAAGTTCCTAAAATTGTAGTTTATAATAATGAAGAAAATGGGAACTTATCTTTCGAAGATTGTATAATGCTTGCCTTTATGAATTCTATGGGAATAGATATAATTATATATAACCCTTCAGGGTATAACGACATAGAAAATTTTATATTTCCTGAGAAATATGACATTCATAGATTAGAAAATGTAAGTTTTAAGTTGCATTTTAAAAAACATGTTGAGAAGAAGAAAGGTTTTTTTGAAAATTTGTTCCGTAGTTAA
- a CDS encoding toxic anion resistance protein, translated as MEKNNQILKIEDENIEDKAIKQKAISISRQLKVSPQVMQIAANINIKDANAILEFGNEPAQQISKFADQILNSIKSSSVEDSGVMIKELTSIMKKFDKQDFEENKTGFLAKLFSKPGKAIDKMMGKYKTIGGEIDKIYTALSGYKAEINSSNLSLENLYNQNFEYYGELEKYIAAGNMVVEKNENGDIPRLEALAASGEQINMINYENAKATVEMLKQRIYDLEMAKMVSLQTAPQIKMIQRGNYKLISKVHSAFIITIPVFKNGIIQAIALKKQKLVSDSLAELDRTTNELLMKNAENIRSQSVDIAKLAGGTSVKIETLEKTWNTIMQGIEETKNIEDENKKLREAGIVKLHDMTEKLKQKSLS; from the coding sequence ATGGAAAAAAATAATCAAATACTTAAAATCGAGGATGAAAACATTGAAGATAAGGCTATAAAGCAAAAAGCAATAAGCATAAGTCGGCAGCTTAAAGTCTCACCACAAGTGATGCAAATTGCAGCCAATATAAATATTAAAGATGCAAATGCAATATTAGAATTTGGAAATGAACCGGCTCAGCAAATATCAAAATTTGCGGATCAAATATTAAATTCTATTAAAAGCAGTAGTGTTGAAGACTCAGGTGTTATGATAAAAGAACTTACAAGTATAATGAAGAAATTTGATAAGCAAGATTTTGAGGAAAACAAAACGGGTTTCCTTGCAAAGCTATTTAGTAAACCAGGTAAGGCAATTGACAAAATGATGGGTAAGTATAAAACCATCGGAGGAGAAATAGACAAAATTTACACGGCGCTTAGTGGTTATAAGGCGGAAATAAATAGTTCTAACTTATCACTTGAAAACTTATATAATCAGAATTTTGAGTATTATGGAGAATTAGAAAAATACATTGCAGCAGGAAATATGGTTGTTGAAAAAAATGAAAATGGAGATATTCCTAGACTTGAGGCGTTAGCAGCGAGTGGTGAACAAATAAATATGATAAATTACGAGAATGCTAAAGCCACTGTTGAAATGTTAAAACAGAGAATTTATGATTTGGAAATGGCTAAGATGGTATCATTACAAACTGCCCCTCAAATTAAAATGATTCAAAGAGGAAATTATAAGTTGATATCTAAAGTTCATTCTGCTTTTATAATAACTATACCTGTATTCAAAAATGGAATAATTCAAGCTATTGCTTTAAAAAAGCAAAAGCTAGTATCGGATTCTTTAGCAGAGCTTGACAGAACTACTAATGAATTATTAATGAAAAATGCCGAAAATATAAGAAGTCAAAGTGTTGACATAGCGAAACTCGCTGGAGGAACAAGTGTAAAAATAGAAACGCTAGAGAAAACTTGGAATACTATTATGCAAGGGATAGAGGAAACAAAGAACATTGAAGATGAGAATAAAAAATTAAGAGAAGCCGGAATAGTTAAATTACATGATATGACAGAAAAACTAAAACAAAAATCTTTAAGCTAA
- a CDS encoding replication-associated recombination protein A, protein MDLFELQAQKNLQKEAPLAERLKPEKLEDYVGQEHILSKGKLLHRAIKADKITSLLLYGPSGTGKTSLAKVIANTTKSNFVRLNAVTDGLKELREVVADAKNNLGMYNTKTILFIDEIHRFNKAQQDALLPFVEKGTIVLIGATTENPYFEVNNALISRSMLFKLEPLRKKHIEKIIARALVDKEVGFGNTDICMESEAISYLADMANGDARRALNALELSVLTTDRDEDGKIKITLAVVQECLQKKHIKYDKNRDEHYDVISAFIKSMRGSDPDATVHYLARMIYAGEDPKFIARRIVIAASEDVGNADPIALLVANNAAQAVQFIGMPEARIILAQAAIYIASAPKSNASYMAINNAIKDVEEKNIGEIPVHLRDQSYSGAKKLGHGVGYLYPHDYEGNYVAQQYLPDDLIGKVYYEALDNGYEKKIKERLKSHSNK, encoded by the coding sequence ATGGATCTGTTTGAATTACAAGCACAAAAGAACTTACAAAAAGAAGCACCGCTCGCTGAGAGATTAAAACCTGAAAAATTAGAAGACTATGTAGGGCAAGAGCATATTTTAAGCAAGGGAAAGCTTTTACACCGAGCTATAAAAGCGGATAAGATAACTTCGTTACTACTTTATGGTCCGTCAGGTACAGGTAAAACTAGCTTGGCTAAAGTTATTGCAAATACAACGAAATCTAATTTTGTTAGACTTAATGCTGTAACAGATGGGCTAAAAGAATTAAGAGAAGTGGTAGCTGACGCTAAGAATAATTTAGGCATGTACAATACTAAAACCATATTATTTATAGATGAAATTCATAGATTTAATAAAGCTCAACAGGATGCATTGTTACCTTTTGTAGAAAAAGGCACAATAGTTTTAATTGGAGCAACTACGGAAAATCCGTATTTTGAAGTCAATAATGCATTAATATCTAGATCTATGCTATTTAAATTAGAACCATTAAGGAAAAAACATATTGAAAAGATTATTGCACGTGCGCTTGTTGATAAAGAAGTAGGATTTGGGAACACCGATATTTGTATGGAGAGTGAAGCTATAAGTTATCTTGCAGATATGGCAAATGGCGATGCAAGACGTGCACTTAATGCTTTGGAATTATCAGTACTCACTACGGATAGAGATGAAGATGGTAAAATAAAAATAACCCTTGCAGTTGTTCAGGAATGTCTCCAAAAAAAGCATATAAAATATGATAAGAATAGAGACGAGCATTATGATGTAATTTCTGCGTTTATTAAAAGTATGCGAGGATCGGACCCTGATGCTACAGTACATTACCTTGCTAGAATGATATACGCTGGGGAGGATCCAAAGTTTATTGCCAGGAGAATTGTAATAGCTGCATCCGAGGATGTGGGAAATGCTGATCCTATTGCGCTACTCGTAGCAAATAATGCAGCACAAGCGGTTCAGTTTATAGGCATGCCAGAAGCAAGAATTATTTTAGCACAGGCTGCAATTTATATAGCTTCAGCTCCCAAAAGTAATGCATCTTATATGGCTATAAATAATGCAATTAAAGATGTAGAAGAAAAAAATATAGGGGAAATACCTGTACATCTAAGGGATCAAAGTTATAGTGGTGCAAAGAAACTAGGACATGGAGTAGGATATTTGTACCCGCATGATTATGAGGGGAATTATGTAGCGCAGCAATATTTGCCTGATGACCTAATTGGCAAAGTATATTATGAAGCCCTTGACAATGGATATGAGAAAAAAATTAAAGAACGCCTTAAGTCACATTCAAACAAATGA
- a CDS encoding YtxH domain-containing protein: MIFSNWYKKQKKEKERKLRIKAAKKILIGTAAGSLSGLLGGLLFSPKSGKETREDIARSSKELTRTINNKVSDAKDSVTDAKIKIKQKSADLKESLNSKVSDAKDSVTDAKFKVSQYLNEKKTSKVISETKDDMTITDNEDLDTVVGQPVIVENETKK, from the coding sequence ATGATATTTTCAAATTGGTATAAAAAACAAAAAAAAGAAAAAGAAAGAAAATTAAGAATTAAAGCTGCAAAAAAAATACTTATTGGTACCGCAGCTGGAAGTCTTAGTGGTTTATTAGGTGGTTTACTTTTTTCGCCAAAATCCGGAAAAGAAACTAGAGAAGATATTGCTCGTTCATCAAAAGAGCTTACGAGAACTATTAATAATAAAGTCTCTGATGCTAAAGATAGTGTAACAGATGCTAAAATTAAAATTAAACAAAAAAGTGCTGACCTTAAAGAATCTCTTAACAGTAAAGTCTCAGATGCCAAAGATAGTGTAACAGATGCTAAATTTAAAGTTTCTCAATATTTAAATGAAAAAAAGACTTCAAAAGTAATTTCTGAAACAAAAGATGATATGACTATAACTGACAATGAAGATTTAGATACCGTTGTAGGACAACCTGTTATAGTTGAAAATGAAACTAAAAAATAA
- a CDS encoding Na/Pi cotransporter family protein, which translates to MDYKMIFQLLGGLGLFVYGMKLMGDGLQKAAGEKLKKMLEVLTSNRFFAVLVGAGVTAIIQSSSATTVMTIGFVNAGLMNLFQAAGVIMGANVGTTMTAQLIAFKLTDVAPFVLAIGAALVLFCKNKKTKDIGEIVLGFGILFVGMSMMETAMSPLSELDSFKNLILVLGKHPFMGVIVGLCMTATIQSSSATIGILMALASNSSITLAVALPILFGDNIGTCATALLASIGTTKNAKRAALLHLIFNFTGTLIFMVAFKLVLKIVPMFGGDVQRQIANAHTLFNVSNVFIQVWFINALVKIVNKLVPGEDEKSSALVLEYLDRRLLETPSIAVGQLIKEVTRMGQLASVNLSNAMQSFLNCDEKMMNSVIDHEVTINYLEREITSYMVSLSNTSLSEHQSEIITSLYNVVNDIERIGDHADNLGELAKSRMVNKLIFSEKSLSDVTYMFETVKYCVDNAIAALENSDLESARKAMNVEKKIDTMERQLKKEHISRLSRLECTPAGSSVYLELLTNLERVGDHSNNIAQMVVSSN; encoded by the coding sequence TTTCAACTTTTAGGTGGTTTAGGACTATTTGTATACGGAATGAAGCTAATGGGCGATGGTCTCCAGAAGGCTGCTGGCGAAAAGCTAAAAAAAATGCTAGAGGTTCTAACTAGCAATAGGTTTTTCGCTGTACTCGTTGGTGCAGGTGTCACTGCAATTATTCAAAGCAGTAGTGCTACTACAGTAATGACTATAGGTTTTGTAAATGCAGGGCTTATGAATTTATTCCAAGCTGCTGGGGTTATTATGGGAGCAAATGTTGGTACTACAATGACTGCTCAACTTATAGCCTTTAAACTTACAGATGTCGCACCCTTTGTTCTTGCAATAGGTGCTGCTTTAGTTTTATTTTGCAAGAATAAGAAAACTAAAGACATTGGCGAGATTGTTTTGGGTTTCGGTATATTATTTGTTGGTATGTCAATGATGGAAACTGCTATGAGTCCTTTAAGTGAACTAGATAGCTTCAAGAATCTTATTTTAGTTTTAGGAAAGCACCCGTTCATGGGAGTTATTGTTGGTCTTTGTATGACAGCAACAATTCAAAGTAGTAGTGCTACTATTGGAATATTAATGGCACTTGCTTCAAATAGTAGTATAACGCTTGCTGTTGCACTTCCGATACTTTTCGGGGATAATATTGGAACCTGTGCTACTGCACTACTTGCAAGTATAGGCACAACTAAAAATGCTAAAAGAGCTGCACTGTTACATTTGATTTTTAACTTTACAGGCACATTAATATTTATGGTAGCTTTCAAGTTAGTATTAAAAATTGTTCCGATGTTTGGTGGAGATGTTCAAAGACAAATTGCAAATGCTCACACATTATTTAATGTATCAAATGTGTTTATACAAGTTTGGTTTATAAATGCTTTAGTTAAAATTGTTAATAAATTAGTACCTGGTGAGGATGAAAAATCATCTGCTCTAGTACTCGAATACTTAGATCGAAGACTACTGGAAACTCCTTCTATCGCAGTTGGACAACTTATTAAGGAAGTTACTAGAATGGGTCAATTAGCCTCGGTAAATCTTTCTAATGCGATGCAATCTTTCCTTAATTGTGATGAAAAAATGATGAACTCAGTTATTGATCATGAGGTTACAATTAACTATCTTGAGAGAGAAATAACTAGTTATATGGTGTCGCTTTCAAACACATCTCTATCCGAACATCAATCTGAAATTATTACTTCTCTTTACAATGTTGTAAATGATATAGAGAGAATTGGAGATCATGCTGACAACTTAGGTGAGCTTGCTAAAAGCAGAATGGTTAATAAACTCATTTTTTCAGAAAAATCACTATCTGATGTTACATATATGTTTGAAACTGTAAAATACTGTGTTGATAACGCAATAGCCGCTTTAGAAAATTCCGACTTAGAATCTGCTCGCAAAGCAATGAACGTAGAAAAAAAGATAGATACCATGGAAAGACAGCTTAAAAAGGAGCATATATCTAGGTTAAGTCGCCTTGAATGCACTCCTGCTGGTAGCTCTGTGTATCTAGAACTATTAACCAATCTTGAAAGAGTTGGAGACCATTCAAATAATATTGCACAAATGGTTGTAAGCTCTAATTAA